A part of Maridesulfovibrio hydrothermalis AM13 = DSM 14728 genomic DNA contains:
- a CDS encoding NifB/NifX family molybdenum-iron cluster-binding protein, which yields MKIAISCEGNDLNCQIDPRFGRAKGFLICDIDAGTHEFVDNTQNLNAAQGAGIQSAQNVAATGAKAVITGHVGPKAFTALEKGNIQVHLIGGGTVAEAIEAFKAGKLDAADGADKPAHW from the coding sequence ATGAAGATTGCAATAAGCTGTGAAGGCAACGACCTTAATTGCCAGATTGACCCCCGCTTCGGACGGGCAAAAGGTTTCCTAATCTGCGATATTGATGCAGGTACTCATGAATTTGTTGACAACACCCAGAACCTGAATGCAGCTCAGGGTGCAGGCATCCAGTCTGCTCAGAACGTTGCAGCCACGGGTGCTAAGGCTGTTATCACAGGCCATGTCGGCCCTAAAGCTTTCACCGCCCTTGAAAAAGGTAATATTCAGGTTCACCTGATCGGTGGCGGGACCGTTGCCGAAGCTATAGAAGCTTTCAAAGCAGGCAAACTTGACGCGGCTGACGGCGCTGATAAACCAGCTCACTGGTAG
- a CDS encoding iron-sulfur cluster carrier protein MrpORP — translation MSDHACGSCSSSGSGCSSQGCSPEEIKLKKALSRIKHKIVVISGKGGVGKSTVATNIAVALSLAGKQVGLLDVDVHGPSIPRLLSLEDQKPHIGHEVIEPISYSSNLWVMSLGFMLPSKDDPVIWRGPVKIGMIKQFVQDVAWNDLDFLVVDCPPGTGDEPLSALQTLGSDAQAVIVTTPQGVAVDDVRRSVNFCKQVGNPVLGIVENMSGFVCPDCGSVHNIFNTGGGEELARETGVKFLGRIPLDPEVGRSGDEGYPIVRVDHDGITGKALNTIIKPILNLTESLQENNAMPKVEELKGKNGMIRIAVPVAAGKLCMHFGHCEQFALMDIDTATKGIVATNMETPPPHEPGVLPKWIADQGVQLVLAGGMGSKAQSLFTDAGVKVVVGSPAEAPENVVANYLAGTLQTGSNTCDH, via the coding sequence ATGAGTGATCATGCTTGCGGAAGCTGTTCTTCCTCCGGTTCCGGATGTTCTTCACAGGGATGCAGCCCTGAAGAAATAAAACTGAAAAAAGCTCTTTCCAGAATCAAGCACAAGATTGTGGTTATCTCCGGTAAAGGCGGAGTCGGCAAAAGTACTGTTGCAACCAACATTGCCGTGGCTCTTTCTCTGGCAGGTAAACAGGTCGGACTTCTTGATGTAGATGTTCACGGTCCCAGCATCCCCCGCCTGCTCAGCCTTGAAGACCAAAAGCCGCATATCGGGCATGAAGTGATTGAACCCATTTCATACTCAAGCAATCTCTGGGTTATGTCTCTTGGATTCATGCTGCCGAGTAAAGATGATCCGGTTATCTGGCGCGGTCCGGTAAAAATCGGTATGATCAAACAGTTCGTACAGGACGTTGCATGGAATGACCTTGATTTTCTGGTCGTTGACTGCCCTCCCGGAACAGGTGACGAGCCTCTTTCCGCACTACAGACCCTCGGCAGTGACGCTCAGGCGGTCATCGTAACCACCCCGCAGGGCGTAGCAGTTGACGATGTTCGCCGCTCTGTAAACTTCTGCAAACAGGTCGGCAACCCTGTTCTCGGCATTGTTGAGAATATGAGCGGATTTGTCTGCCCTGACTGCGGCTCTGTACATAATATTTTTAATACCGGCGGCGGCGAAGAACTTGCCAGAGAAACCGGTGTTAAATTCCTCGGGCGCATCCCTCTGGACCCTGAAGTCGGACGCTCCGGTGACGAAGGATACCCCATCGTCAGAGTGGATCACGACGGCATAACCGGAAAAGCTCTTAACACCATCATCAAACCCATACTGAATCTTACTGAAAGCTTACAGGAGAATAATGCTATGCCCAAAGTTGAAGAACTTAAAGGAAAAAACGGCATGATCAGAATCGCTGTACCTGTTGCAGCAGGTAAGCTCTGCATGCACTTCGGCCACTGTGAGCAGTTTGCACTTATGGACATCGATACTGCTACTAAAGGAATTGTCGCAACCAACATGGAAACTCCTCCACCCCACGAACCGGGAGTACTTCCCAAGTGGATCGCAGATCAGGGCGTACAGCTCGTTCTTGCCGGCGGTATGGGGTCCAAAGCACAATCCCTGTTTACTGATGCAGGCGTAAAAGTAGTTGTCGGCTCCCCTGCCGAAGCACCTGAAAATGTGGTTGCAAACTATCTTGCAGGCACACTTCAGACCGGCTCCAACACCTGTGATCACTAA
- a CDS encoding NifB/NifX family molybdenum-iron cluster-binding protein — protein sequence MRRNERRNTNSKLLCLACFEDRLASVFDNASELKLFRVEDNKICPAGYLSLPSKDPKDRTSAIITCGATFLICGAICGCTRNDLEQSGIKVIPWIRGMVDEILEAYMQNCLENFMMPGCGGRVGAHGKCRQEGRGFRNQRSGQGAGRLAGISMRTESRRN from the coding sequence ATGAGACGAAACGAAAGACGCAATACGAATTCAAAGCTGCTTTGTTTAGCCTGTTTTGAAGACAGGCTCGCCTCAGTATTTGATAATGCTTCGGAACTTAAACTGTTCAGAGTTGAAGACAATAAAATTTGTCCCGCAGGTTACCTATCCCTTCCCTCAAAAGACCCAAAGGACAGGACATCCGCCATAATAACCTGCGGGGCAACATTTTTAATATGCGGCGCTATCTGCGGCTGTACCAGAAATGATCTGGAGCAGTCAGGCATTAAAGTCATTCCCTGGATAAGGGGAATGGTAGACGAAATTTTAGAAGCCTATATGCAAAACTGTCTGGAAAACTTTATGATGCCCGGTTGCGGCGGCAGAGTCGGTGCACACGGCAAATGCAGACAGGAAGGCAGAGGCTTCAGAAATCAGAGGTCCGGTCAGGGAGCAGGCCGTCTGGCTGGAATATCCATGCGAACCGAATCAAGGAGAAATTAA